In one Lolium rigidum isolate FL_2022 chromosome 3, APGP_CSIRO_Lrig_0.1, whole genome shotgun sequence genomic region, the following are encoded:
- the LOC124696134 gene encoding uncharacterized protein LOC124696134, which yields MEGTQASRTAAMAQQGEASSALPGSMPLPRWWSPSRSCCCRRPTRAAPRVAGVVLDLHLPAPLSTAATGHIPNLLRPLQYTLKFMNMYAAEPPAGLAIVLRSGMERRGADGDPPIQWSRPMRSFLISDSKSRFDGKLRAQVEGSSSSSLASISGSSSRTPS from the exons ATGGAGGGGACGCAGGCCTCCAGGACGGCCGCCATGGCGCAGCAGGGCGaggcctcctccgccctccctggCTCGATGCCGCTCCCGAGATGGTGGTCGCCTTCCCGGAGCTGCTGCTGCCGGCGACCTACGCGAGCAGCTCCCCGAGTTGCTGGCGTCGTTCTCGACTTGCACCTACCGGCACCACTCAGTACAGCTGCAACCGGCCACATCCCCAATCTACTACGCCCG CTCCAGTATACACTAAAGTTCATGAATATGTATGCGGCCGAACCCCCGGCAGGGTTAGCCATCGTGTTGCGCTCGGGGATGGAACGAAGAGGCGCGGATGGGGATCCACCTATCCAGTGGAGCAGACCAATGCGCAGCTTCCTTA TCAGCGACAGCAAGAGTCGCTTTGATGGGAAGTtgagggcgcaagtagaaggcAGCAGTAGCAGCAGCTTAGCCTCCATCAGTGGCAGCAGCAGTAGAACACCCTCCTAA